In Vespa velutina chromosome 1, iVesVel2.1, whole genome shotgun sequence, the following proteins share a genomic window:
- the LOC124954731 gene encoding uncharacterized protein LOC124954731, producing MKVFAGIILLATAVLAEPPFYRQQQRQYYFARQQEEPAAAPYAPSGWKPAGPAFNLPQRQVQNPQQQYGAPATPQQQYGAPNEPQRKYGAPATPQQKYGAPATPQQQYGAPAKPQQQYGTPQQEYGPPQEVTTLDTPNSTELDDATTVSSINESESEPINSVNELEEDDLDQKQPQQTGEYYVALPDGRLQRVRYVSRQDVEAMKYFAKIRAENVEPLRGPIYAYAPLQKLQIVPAGLQIAIGSPVAPVETPEPEKIKIEPAKLEIEPQIATQVQYQYDTPSAVLPLPSSPLSSSYAAYTSNYQIPENRYLLTVQ from the exons ATGAAG gtATTCGCCGGTATAATCCTCCTTGCAACTGCTGTCTTAGCGGAACCACCGTTTTATCGTCAACAACAAAGACAATATTATTTTGCAAGACAACAAGAAGAACCGGCGGCTGCTCCTTACGCTCCCTCTGGTTGGAAACCGGCTGGTCCAGCGTTTAATTTACCACAAAGACAAGTACAAAATCCTCAACAACAATACGGTGCACCAGCTACTCCTCAACAACAATACGGTGCTCCTAACGAGCCTCAACGAAAGTATGGTGCACCGGCTACGCCACAGCAAAAATATGGTGCTCCGGCTACACCGCAACAACAATATGGAGCTCCTGCTAAACCTCAGCAGCAATACGGTACACCTCAACAAGAATATGGACCTCCTCAGGAAGTTACTACCCTCGATACACCAAACAGCACGGAATTGGACGATGCCACTACGGTTTCCAGTATTAACGAGTCCGAG tCCGAACCCATCAATTCGGTGAACGAGCTCGAAGAGGACGATCTGGATCAGAAACAGCCACAGCAAACTGGCGAATATTATGTAGCACTTCCCGACGGTCGCCTTCAACGTGTACGTTACGTCAGCCGACAGGACGTAGAAGCCATGAAATATTTCGCAAAGATCCGCGCCGAAAACGTGGAACCACTTCGTGGACCGATCTATGCTTATGCGCCACTTCAAAAACTTCAAATAGTTCCGGCAGGTTTGCAAATAGCCATTGGATCACCGGTTGCACCTGTGGAAACCCCAGAGCCGGAAAAGATTAAGATCGAACCGGCAAAACTCGAGATCGAACCACAGATCGCGACACAGGTACAATATCAGTACGATACTCCATCGGCTGTACTCCCTCTCCCTTCGTCGCCATTATCCTCCTCCTATGCCGCTTACACATCGAATTATCAAATACCCGAGAATAGATATCTCTTGACCGTTCAatga